A region of Mauremys mutica isolate MM-2020 ecotype Southern chromosome 2, ASM2049712v1, whole genome shotgun sequence DNA encodes the following proteins:
- the LOC123365194 gene encoding lymphocyte antigen 6E-like, producing MKAFLFALLAAVLCAERVSSLKCFTCNDEPSNWNCIKITECAENEKYCLTTYTKTGLGEKVDYRITKKCSAECPQTNWNLGIAATSTSCCQHSLCNISGASSVKSSYAVMATGILASLIYVLRSGL from the exons ATGAAGGCTTTTCTTTTCGCCCTGCTGGCTGCAGTCCTGTGCGCGGAGCGAG TTTCCTCACTGAAATGCTTCACTTGCAATGATGAGCCCTCCAACTGGAATTGTATTAAAATAACGGAGTGTGCAGAGAACGAAAAATACTGTCTAACAACCTACACGAAAACAGGGCTTG GTGAGAAAGTTGACTACCGCATCACCAAGAAATGCTCTGCCGAGTGTCCTCAGACAAACTGGAATCTTGGCATAGCAGCCACTTCTACCTCTTGCTGTCAGCATTCCTTGTGCAACATCAGCGGGGCCAGCAGCGTGAAATCCAGCTACGCAGTGATGGCCACGGGGATCTTGGCCAGTCTCATCTATGTCCTCAGATCCGGACTGTGA